A stretch of Raphanus sativus cultivar WK10039 unplaced genomic scaffold, ASM80110v3 Scaffold0156, whole genome shotgun sequence DNA encodes these proteins:
- the LOC130494420 gene encoding GDSL esterase/lipase At1g71691 translates to MAFHFRRLCLSSALLALLLQLLHGVSSQLIVVEDPVSAPPPPLVVVKDPVVAPPPTLFEQDGSVPALFIFGDSLIDNGNNNNIPSFAKANYFPYGIDFNGGPTGRFCNGLTMVDGIAQLLGLPLVPAYSDATGDQVLRGVNYASAAAGILPDTGGNFVGRIPFDQQIHNFETTLDQVASNYGGAVTIADSVARSLFFIGMGSNDYLNNYLMPNFPTRNQYNAQQFGDLLVQQYTNQLTRLYNLGGRKFIVSGLGRMGCIPSILAQGTDGKCSEEVNQLVLPFNTNVKTMITNLNQNLPDAKFIYLDTANMVQDITTNQAVYGLTTLDKGCCGIGRNRGQITCLPFETPCPNRDQYLFWDAFHPTEKVNLIMAKKAFAGDRTVAFPINIQELASLN, encoded by the exons ATGGCTTTCCACTTCCGGCGACTTTGCTTGTCCTCAGCTCTTCTGGCGTTGCTTCTCCAACTCCTGCATGGCGTATCCAGCCAACTTATTGTGGTCGAGGACCCTGTTTCTGCTCCACCGCCACCATTAGTTGTGGTTAAGGACCCGGTTGTTGCTCCTCCGCCTACATTGTTTGAACAAGACGGCAGTGTGCCGGCACTGTTTATCTTTGGTGACTCTCTCATAGACAATGGGAACAATAATAACATCCCTTCTTTTGCTAAAGCTAATTACTTCCCTTATGGCATCGATTTCAATGGTGGTCCGACCGGTAGGTTCTGCAATGGCTTGACCATGGTCGATGGTATTG CGCAACTATTGGGGCTGCCACTGGTTCCGGCGTACTCGGATGCAACCGGAGATCAAGTGCTTCGTGGTGTCAACTACGCTTCAGCAGCAGCTGGAATTCTTCCTGACACCGGAGGAAACTTT GTGGGGCGAATACCGTTCGACCAGCAGATTCATAACTTTGAGACAACGTTAGATCAGGTGGCTAGTAATTACGGTGGTGCAGTGACCATTGCAGACTCGGTGGCTAGAAGCTTGTTCTTCATTGGAATGGGAAGCAACGACTATCTCAACAATTACTTGATGCCCAACTTCCCTACCCGTAACCAATACAACGCTCAACAATTCGGTGACCTCTTGGTTCAGCAATACACCAATCAACTCACC AGATTGTATAATCTAGGTGGTAGGAAATTTATAGTGTCCGGACTTGGCAGAATGGGATGCATTCCTAGCATTCTAGCTCAAGGAACCGACGGTAAATGCTCGGAAGAAGTTAACCAACTTGTTCTTCCTTTCAACACAAACGTCAAGACAATGATCACTAATCTCAACCAGAATCTCCCTGATGCTAAATTCATTTACCTCGATACTGCTAATATGGTCCAAGACATCACCACTAACCAAGCCGTCTATG GGCTTACCACTTTGGACAAGGGATGTTGTGGGATAGGACGGAACAGAGGACAGATCACTTGTCTTCCCTTTGAAACGCCTTGCCCTAACAGAGATCAGTATCTGTTTTGGGACGCTTTTCATCCCACGGAGAAAGTTAATCTCATTATGGCCAAGAAAGCGTTTGCTGGTGACCGCACTGTTGCGTTTCCTATCAATATTCAGGAACTTGCTAGTCTCAAT
- the LOC130501301 gene encoding agamous-like MADS-box protein AGL12 encodes MARGKIQLKRIENPVHRQVTFCKRRTGLLKKAKELSVLCDAEIGVMIFSSQGKLFELATKGTMEGMIDKYMKCTNGGRGSSSATFTAQEQLQPPNLDPKGQVNELKQEIDMLQKGIRYMFGGGDGTMNLPELLLLEKHLEYWISHIRSAKMEIMLQEIQSLRNSEEVLKNANKYLLEKIEENNNSVLDANFTTVETNYSYPLTMPSEIFQF; translated from the exons ATGGCTCGTGGAAAGATTCAGCTGAAGAGGATCGAGAACCCTGTTCACAGACAAGTAACGTTTTGCAAGAGGAGAACCGGTCTTCTCAAGAAGGCAAAGGAGCTCTCTGTTCTCTGCGACGCTGAGATCGGCGTTATGATTTTCTCTTCCCAGGGCAAGCTATTCGAGCTCGCTACAAAAGG AACAATGGAAGGAATGATTGATAAGTACATGAAGTGTACTAATGGTGGTCGTGGTTCTTCTTCTGCTACTTTTACTGCTCAAGAACAACTTCAACCTCCAAATCTT GATCCAAAAGGTCAGGTCAATGAGCTTAAGCAAGAGATTGATATGCTTCAGAAAGGAATAAG GTATATGtttggaggaggagacgggACGATGAATCTTCCAGAACTTCTTTTGCTTGAGAAGCATCTTGAGTATTGGATTTCCCATATTCGCTCTGCTAAG ATGGAGATTATGCTTCAAGAAATTCAGTCCTTAAGGAACTCG GAAGAGGTCCTCAAAAATGCTAATAAGTACCTCCTCGAAAAG ATAGAGGAGAACAACAATAGCGTATTAGATGCTAACTTCACAACTGTGGAGACTAACTATTCTTATCCGCTAACAATGCCAAGTGAAATATTTCAGTTCTAG